A stretch of the Acidilobus sp. 7A genome encodes the following:
- the cca gene encoding CCA tRNA nucleotidyltransferase: MRAPLEEEVLSKLRPSKVQLRTLSNLYELLKSRLASYLGSEGLSFVVEPEGSFAKGTLLSDHWELDVFVLFKDVDEAWIKAKARKELERALEGLPLLIKYSEHPYVTVSLMGLEADVVPVRYLEKPTRNMMGVSRTPFHTSYVRSRLNDCMADDVRLLKSLFKGIGAYGAEAHVGGFSGYLSELLIITYGSFHKAIEAISKWKPPVFIDPESVGDRRDLEERYCNTPLIVVDPVDPARNAAAAVTAEKLNLAITAAKLYLRRPRREFFHMFSRYVTLGVGVPAALLLCRGDYSNSPPGDVWGRLARASKSLSSIMAGYGFNVLRTSFYTDEHSVAAVGLLLDTLRLPAIEAVRGPQPYVSSEQIESFASSRSSEGLWFEEGLIGVRRRKIDSAQRALTEAAEQAPLPEGTSGCEVIVFDDVRDAAKISWVLRDWISRELASTPAWLLQG; the protein is encoded by the coding sequence GTGCGAGCGCCATTAGAGGAGGAGGTCTTAAGCAAGCTAAGACCGTCAAAGGTTCAACTTAGGACCCTTTCAAACCTCTATGAACTACTAAAGTCTCGTCTAGCTTCATACCTGGGCTCTGAGGGCCTTAGCTTCGTCGTAGAGCCTGAGGGCAGCTTTGCGAAGGGGACCCTTCTCTCTGACCACTGGGAGCTCGACGTCTTCGTCTTGTTCAAGGACGTTGATGAGGCTTGGATCAAGGCTAAGGCCAGGAAGGAGCTGGAGCGTGCTCTTGAAGGGCTGCCCCTTCTTATAAAGTATAGCGAGCACCCCTACGTGACAGTGTCTCTTATGGGCCTTGAGGCTGACGTCGTGCCTGTAAGGTATCTAGAGAAGCCCACGCGCAACATGATGGGGGTCAGCAGGACTCCATTCCACACGAGCTACGTCAGGTCTAGGCTTAACGATTGCATGGCTGATGACGTCAGGCTCCTTAAGTCCTTGTTTAAGGGCATAGGTGCCTATGGAGCTGAGGCGCACGTAGGAGGCTTCTCCGGCTACTTAAGCGAGCTCCTGATAATAACATATGGCAGCTTTCATAAGGCCATAGAGGCCATCTCTAAGTGGAAGCCGCCTGTCTTCATAGATCCTGAGAGCGTTGGCGACAGAAGGGACCTTGAGGAAAGGTACTGCAACACCCCCTTGATAGTTGTGGATCCCGTGGATCCTGCGAGGAACGCTGCAGCCGCCGTGACTGCAGAAAAGCTTAACTTAGCAATAACCGCAGCTAAGCTCTATCTAAGGAGGCCTAGGAGGGAGTTCTTTCACATGTTCAGTAGGTATGTGACGCTAGGGGTAGGGGTCCCCGCGGCGCTCCTGCTGTGCAGGGGCGACTACTCAAACAGCCCGCCGGGCGACGTGTGGGGCAGACTTGCAAGGGCGTCTAAGTCGTTAAGCAGCATAATGGCAGGCTATGGCTTCAACGTGCTGAGGACATCATTTTACACAGATGAGCACTCGGTGGCAGCTGTAGGATTGCTCCTTGATACGTTAAGGCTTCCCGCTATTGAAGCTGTGAGGGGCCCTCAGCCTTATGTAAGCAGCGAGCAGATAGAGAGCTTCGCTTCGAGCAGGTCCAGCGAGGGCCTATGGTTTGAGGAAGGCCTTATAGGGGTCAGAAGGAGGAAGATAGACAGCGCCCAGCGCGCTTTAACAGAGGCCGCGGAGCAGGCTCCGCTGCCAGAGGGCACAAGTGGTTGCGAAGTCATAGTGTTTGATGACGTAAGGGATGCTGCTAAGATTAGCTGGGTGCTGAGGGATTGGATTTCAAGGGAGCTGGCTTCAACGCCTGCCTGGCTTCTGCAGGGCTAG